A window of the Procambarus clarkii isolate CNS0578487 chromosome 77, FALCON_Pclarkii_2.0, whole genome shotgun sequence genome harbors these coding sequences:
- the LOC138357294 gene encoding uncharacterized protein — MLVGTTPTAYGVPGLAQVAAEFLVTLTDSAVTVCSALQLKDSKRSKYSKELVADLGDIYPKISVEERFTYVFQILKRDHAQQFSHLSKQTTDFCFFHFLSVSRLESSEAVPEEFVDSVTQVVMEAPVLLLSSKMVIDESMLVRLLLESASDPFTRHPLVHGSFSRLPHLQADILAWKNTRRALPQ; from the coding sequence ATGTTGGTTGGCACAACTCCCACAGCCTATGGGGTTCCCGGACTTGCTCAAGTCGCTGCAGAGTTCTTGGTTACTCTCACAGACTCTGCAGTTACAGTGTGCTCTGCATTACAGCTCAAGGATAGTAAACGTTCCAAGTATTCCAAAGAACTCGTCGCTGATTTAGGTGATATTTACCCAAAAATATCTGTAGAGGAAAGATTTACATATGTTTTCCAGATTCTAAAACGTGACCATGCACAGCAGTTCTCTCACCTTAGTAAACAGACAACAGATTTCTGCTTTTTCCATTTTTTGTCAGTATCGCGTCTGGAATCCTCGGAAGCCGTCCCGGAGGAGTTTGTAGACAGCGTGAcgcaggtggtgatggaggcgccggtgttgctgctgtcgtccaagatggtgatagacgagtCGATGCTGGTCCGCCTACTGCTGGAGTCGGCCTCCGACCCCTTCACGcgccaccctcttgtccacggcTCCTTCAGTCGTCTGCCCCACCTCCAGGCTGACATTCTGGCCTGGAAAAACACTCGCAGGGCTCTGCCACAATGA